From the genome of Phocoena phocoena chromosome 18, mPhoPho1.1, whole genome shotgun sequence, one region includes:
- the TSC22D1 gene encoding TSC22 domain family protein 1 isoform X2, which translates to MKSQWCRPVAMDLGVYQLRHFSISFLSSLLGTENASVRLDNSSSGASVVAIDNKIEQAMDLVKSHLMYAVREEVEVLKEQIKELIEKNSQLEQENNLLKTLASPEQLAQFQAQLQTGSPAANTQPQGTTQPPAQAASQGSGPTA; encoded by the exons ATGAAATCCCAATGGTGTAGACCAGTGGCGATGGATCTAGGAGTTTACCAACTGAgacatttttcaatttctttcttgtCATCCTTGCTCGGGACTGAAAACGCCTCTGTGAGACTTGACAATAG ctcTTCTGGTGCAAGTGTGGTAGCTATTGACAACAAAATCGAGCAAGCTATG gATCTGGTGAAAAGCCATTTGATGTATGCGGTTAGAGAGGAAGTGGAGGTCCTCAAAGAGCAAATCAAAGAACTAATAGAGAAAAATTCCCAGCTGGAGCAGGAGAACAATCTGCTGAAGACACTGGCCAGTCCCGAGCAGCTTGCCCAGTTCCAGGCTCAGCTGCAGACTGGCTCCCCCGCTGCCAACACACAGCCACAGGGGACCacacagcccccagcccaggcgGCGTCCCAGGGCTCAGGACCAACTGCGTAG